GCACCATCAGCACGAAGTACTCGGCGGGGCCGAAGGCGATCGCCCATTCGGCGAGCAGCGGCGCGAAGGCGACGATGCCCAGGGTGGCGACCAGCGCGCCGGTGAAGGAGGCGAGCGCCGACATCGACAGCGCCGGGCCGGCGAGGCCCTTCTTCGCCATCGGATAGCCGTCCATGGTCGTCATCACCGCGCCGGCGTCGCCGGGCACGTTGATCAGGATCGCCGAGATGCGCCCGCCGTACTCGCAGCCGGCATAGACCGCGCACAGCAGGATCAGCGCGGATTCGGGCGGCAGCTTCATGGCGAACGCGATCGGCAGCAGGATGGCGACGCCGTTGATCGGGCCGAGGCCGGGCAGCAGGCCCACCACGGTGCCGATGAAGCAGCCGATCAGCGCGATCATCAGGTTTTCGGGCGTGCCGGCGACGGCGAAGCCCTGCATCAGCATAGACAAGGTTTCCATGGCTTTACCCCAGGATGCCGTCGAGCCACAGCCCGGTCGGCAGCGCGACGTCGAGCAGGCGGTCGAAGAAGAAGAACATGCCCACGCCCAGACCGATGCCGCCGAGCACGCACTGCTTCCAGCTGCCACCGAAGAAGCGCGCGACCGGAATGGTCATCAGCGCAGTGGCGATCACGAAGCCGAGCTTGTCGAACAGCAGGGCGTAGGCCAGCACGATCAGGAACAGCAGGCCGATGCGGGCGAGCACGGGCGGCGGCGCCCACGTCGTCTCGCTCTTCTTGTCGAGCATCAGCGTGATCGCGCAGATGCCCAGCAGAAACAGCACCAGCAGCGGGAAGGCACGCGGCCCGACCGGCTCGTAGGACACCGGCGGCACGTAGTTCCAGCCGATCAGGATGCCGGCGATGCTGACCAGCAGCAGCACGCCGCCGAGGATTCTTTCACTCATGTCGATCTCCCGATGAGGAGGCCCGGGGCCGTGACCGGCCCGGGGTGGCGAGGACGGTGGCTTACCGGGCGAGCAGGCCGAATTCGTGCGCGAGTGCGGTGTAGCGCTTCACTTCCGCGCTCACGTAGTCCTCGAGCGCCTGGCCGGTGAGGGCGAAGGGGAACAGGCCGCGCTCCTGGCGCAACTTGTCGAACTCCGGCGCGGCCAGCATCTTGTCGAAGGTGGCGGTCCACCACTGGCGGTCGGCGTCGGCGACCTTGGGTCCCATGTAGTAGCCGCGCGCGATCGTCCAGTCGACGTTGTAGCCCTGCTCGATCGCGGTCGGGATGGCGGCGAGTTCGCCCGGCAGGCGCTCGGGGGCGAGCACCGCGAGCACGCGCACGCGGCCGCCCTTGAGGTGGGCGGCGACTTCGGAGGCGTCGCCGGTGTAGGCCTGCACATGGCCGCCCATCAGCGCGGTCATCGCCTCGCCGCCGCCCTCGAAGGCAACATAGCGCATGTCCTTGTAGTTCACGCCGGCCTGCTTGGCGATCAGCGCCGACTTCATCCAGTCCTGGCTGCCCACCGAACCGCCCGAGCCGTAGATGACCTTGCCGGGATTGGCGCGGGTGGCCTCGATCAGGTCCTTCAGCGACTGGTAGGGCGAGTCCGCCTTGACGATCACCGCACCGTAGTCGGCACCGACCGCGGCCACCCACTTCACGTCCTGCTCGGTGTATTTGCCGAACTTGCCGATCGCCAGGTTCAGGAAGGAGCCGCCGGAGAACGCGACCACGGTGCCGCCTTCGGCCGGGCGGTTGGCGATCACGGTGTTGTAGGCCACCGCGCCGATGCCGCCGGGCATGTAGGTCACCCGCATCGGCGCCTCGAGGTAGTTGCCGTTCTGCAGCGCGCTCTGCACCAGCTTGCAGGTGAGGTCGAAGCCGCCGCCGGGCTTGGCGGGGGCGATGCATTCGGGCTTCTCGGGGGCGGCGTGGGCGACGCCCGCGGCGAGGGTGGCCAGCACCGCGGTGGTGGCGGCGAACAGGGTCTTCTTCAGCAACATGACGATCTCCTCCGTATCGGAATGTGTTCGCTGCGCGGCGGACACGTGCCGCCTCGCAGGGTGGGGCGGACGATACGGAGGAGGGCTTTCGATTGGCTTTCAGTGGCGCGGCGGCGGCATTCGCCCCGCCGGCCGCGGCGGTGCCTCAGGGATGGCGCCAGAAGGCGAAGCTCTGGAAACGGCTGGCGAGCCACCACGCATTCGCCGCCGGCGCGCGCCGCACGTTGCGCGTGCCGGCCTGGGATTCGAGCGGGCGCAGCACCTCGTCCCGGGCGTTGCGCACCGCCTTCGCGGCCTCGCTTTCCGGCACCACCGCGGTGATGTGGCCGGGGCGGTTGAGGTCTACGCGGCGGGCAACGATCACGCACACCTCGCCGGCGTTGGCGGCGGCCTGCAGCGCATTCAGGTCGATCTCGCGCTGCCAGCCGAAGGCCGGGCCGAAGTCCTCCAGCCAGTCGTGGAGGGCGTTGGCGTTGAGCTCGCGCACCGTGCGGCCGTACTCGACCGCCACCTTCTCGCCCTCGCGCAGGCGCAGCAGCGCGCGGTCGGTCCACCACACCCGCGGCAGGTACGCTCCGCACAGGTAGGCGAAGTCGGTGGCGTAGATGTTGCAGTAGGTGGTGCCGCCGCGCGGCTGGTAGCGCAGGTGGGCGGCGTCGGCCACGTCCAGGTAATCGACGATCGCCGCCACCGATTGCGCCAGGGTCGCGGCGCTGCGCCCGCCGCGTGCCGGGCGTCCGGGCTCGCCGAGCGGATAGGCGCGGCCGCCGTCGCGGCGACGGGTGACGTCGGCGCGCGCCTGCTCCATGTGCGCCACCGGCAGGGTCGGCAGTACCGGCGGCGGCACCACGATCGGGCCGCGGCTGCGCGTGCGCGGCAGGGGCGCGAGGTAACGCTCGGCCACCACGCCCTCGCGCAGCAGGCCGCTCAGCGACACCCGCACCTGCACCCAGCCGGGCACGGACGCGGCACCCAGGACCTGCACGCCCTCGCCCTGGTCGAGCAGCGCGAGCCGGGTGCGCTCGGCCACCACCGGCGCGCTGCGCAAGGTGAGCTGCGTGGCCTTGACGCGATGGGTGGGCTGCAGCGCCGACGGCCGCGGCGCGGTCTCGACCGCCCCCGCCGCGGCCAGCTCGGCGAGCGCGCGCCTGGCCTTCAGCAGCAGGGCGTGGCGATCCTCGTAGCCGTTGAGGCCGCCGTTGATGCGGCGCGTGATCGCGCTCAGGTCGTCGAGGTCGGCGAGGGCATTGAGGCCGTTACGCTCCCAGAAATACACCGCCGACTGCACCGCGTAGCGCTCGGCGACCCAGTCCGGATCGGCGACGACGTCGGCGCCCACCCACTGCGCGAAGCTGCGGTAGTTGTCCTTGCCGGTGAGCTGGATCAGCCCGCGGCCGCGGTAGCGGTAGCCGTCGCCGCTCGCTTCGGGTCCGTTGCCCATGCGCCCGCCATAGACCCGGCTGCCGATGCGCTCGGGCTGGCGGGCGTAGGCCTGGGCCTCGGCGTCGGTGCGGAAATACTTGCGGAAGGTCGAACGCAGGCCTGCGGCGGAGTAGTTCAGGTTCTCGACGGTGAGCCGGAGGCAGCCGGATTCGTGCATGACCTGGGCGAGGAAGTGCGCGATGCGCAGCCGGGAGTCGATGCCGTGCATCGCCAGGGCCGCGTTCAGGGTGTCGAGGTACCTGTCGGCATTGGCCGCGGTGGCACCCATCCGGGTCAGCAGTTCGCGGGTGATCAGCATGGGGGTCTCCGTGTCCGGTCCGCCGTTGTGGGTCCGTCTCCCCACTTAAGCTCACGGAATATGCCTTTTCAAGGCGGCCGGCGGCACGGGCGCGGTGCGGAGTTCGGACATAATGTCCGCCTGCCCCTTTCCCGGATGGAAGCGATGCGAACGACTCCCGCGCGCCGGCCCCCGCCGCCGGCGACCGCCGCTGCCATGCTGCTCGCGTCGATCGGCCTCGTCCTCGCCGCCGGCTGCAGGGCGGAGGCGCCAGCGCCTGCCGCAGCGCCTGCCGCCGCCGCGCTGATCGTGTGCACCCGCCTCGACGACGCCGACGAGACCCGGCTGCTGCTCGGCCTCGCCGCCGACGGCCGCAGCGTGAGCCGCTTCGAGCTCGTCACCCCCGACTTCCTGTGGCGCATCCCCGGCCAGCCCGAAACCCGGCGCTTCGCCGCCGGGGAGAGCGATGCCTCACCCGACCTTTCCGGCGCGCTGCGCTTTTCCGTACTGATCGACGGCGAGGGCGAACTGCGCATGGTGGACTTCGCCGCGCCGACCCCCGATGCGGTGCAGCTGGAAGGCCTGCGCGGCTCGCTGGCGGTGCACGAGAGCTGGCAGAACGATCGCGCCCTCGGCTCGCTGTTCCACGCCGCCACCGGCAACCTGGTGGATGTCACCGCGGTGCACTGCCGGCGTTTCGCGGAGGCAGCGCAGCGCTGAGCAGGACGCCCCCGGCGGCGCTCAGGGCCGCAGCACGAACAGCAGCGCCGACAGGGTCGCCACCGACACCAGCGTGGACAGGAACACCGCCGAGGCCACCGTGGACTGGCACACGCCGTAGCGCTGGGCGAACAGGTAGGGCGTGATCCCCGCCGGCAGCGCCGCCAGCAGCACGGCGGTCGCCACCCACAGTGGCGGGACCTCGAACACCTGGGTGGCGAGCAGCCACACGATCAGCGGCTGGAGCAGGGTCTTGAGGGCCACCAGCAGCGCCGGTTCGCGCAGGTTGCCGCCCAGGCTGTAGCGCGTCAGCGAGGCCCCGAGCGCGAACAGCGCACACGGCGTGGCCGCGCTGCCCAGGCCCTTGGCGACCGCGTCGAGCGGGCCGGGCAGCGCGATGCCGAGCAGCGCGAAGGCCAGCCCGCAGGACAGGCCCCAGATGATGGGCGTCGCCAGCACGCTCTTCGCCAGCTTCAGCAGCATCGTGGCGAAGCCCTCCTTCCCGCCGCGTCCGGCCTCGATCAGCACCGTGCTCGGCGGCAGCAGCAGCAGGCTGTGGCAGGCGATCATCACGAACAGCGGCAGCGCCGCATCCGGCCCGTAGGCGGTCATCACCAGCGGGATGCCGAGCATCGCGGTATTGGAAAAGCCCGCGCCCAGCCCGAGCACCGCCTGCTCGTCGAGCCGGCGCCCGAACAGCAGCCTGCCGCCCGCCATCGCCAGCGCATACACGCCGAAGGCGCCGATGTAGTACGACAGCAGGTAGCCCCAGGGCATCGCGTCCGGCAGCTCGGCCTGCGCGATCGCGCGGAACAGCATCAGCGGCAGCGCGAAGTTGAACACGAACAGCGACAGCCCGCGGTTCGCGGCCTCGTCGAAGGCGCCGAAGCGGGCCGCGGCGTAGCCGAGACCGAGCGTGCCGAAGACCGGCAGGATGATGCCGAAGATGATGTCCATTCAGGCGTTCATGCGCGCGCAGCTGCCGCGCCGGAGGAGTCGGCCGGCTCTCGGGAGCCGGGGCGAACCCGCATGATGCCCGCACACCGCGCCGCGGTGCAGTCGTGACAACACGAATGAGGGACGAGCGCGCGTCCGCTCCGCACCTGGCCGGGAGCCCGGGCCCGACGCGCGGGAAGCCGGATCAGCTGCGCGCCATGCCCATCCGCAGCACCGCCGCCACGTTGCGCGCGGTGAGCGCCACGTTCGCCGCCGCATCGCCCAGCGCCTCGTCCAGCGTGCACGGCCTGCTCAGCACGCTGAACACCGCGTCGATGCCGTGTTCGTGCACCACGCCCACGTTGGCGCCGAGCGAGCCGGCGATGCCGATCACCGGCTTGCCATGGCGCCTGGCGACGCGGGCGACGCCGATCGGGGTCTTGCCATGGACGGTCTGGAAGTCGATGCGGCCCTCGCCGGTGATCACCAGGTCGGCGTCGCGCACGTGCGTGTCGAGGTCCACCGCCGCGGTGACGATCTCGATGCCGGGCTTCAGCGTCGCGCCGAAGAAGGCCAGCATCGCCGCGCCCATGCCGCCCGCCGCGCCCGCGCCGGGCACCTGGTCCACCGCCACGCCGAGGTCGCGCTCGACGATGCGGGCCAGGCGGGCGAGGTTGGCGTCGAGCACCTGCACCATCTCGGGCGTCGCGCCCTTCTGCGGACCGAAGACCGCCGAGGCCCCGCGCGGGCCGGTGAGCGGGTTGTCCACGTCGCAGGCGACCTCGATGCGGCATTCGGCCAGGCGGGCATCGAGCGCGGAGACGTCGATGCGGTCCAGGCGCGCAAGATCGCCGCCGCTACCGTCGAGCTCGCGGCCTTCGGCGTCGAGCAGACGCGCGCCCAGCGCCTGCACCATGCCGGCGCCGCCGTCGTTGGTGGCGCTGCCGCCGATGCCGAGGATGAAGCGGCGCGCGCCGGCATCGAGCGCGGCGCGGATCAGTTCGCCGGTGCCGCGCGAGCTGGTGCGCAGCGGGTTGCGCTGCGCCGCCGGCACCAGCGCCAGGCCGCTGGCGGCGGCCATCTCGATCACCGCGGTCTCGCCGTCGCCGGTGAGGCCGTAGAAGGCCTCGACGCGCGCGCCGAGCGGACCGCTGACCGCGACCGCCTCCCGGCGCCCGCCGGTGGCGGCCACCATCGCATCGACCGTGCCCTCGCCGCCATCGGCCACCGGCACCAGCACGTATTCCGCGTCCGGAAAGACCTGGCGGAAACCGCTTGCGACCGCCTGCGCGACTTCCAGCGCGGACAGGCTTTCCTTGTACGAATCGGGGGCGATGACGATCTTCATGGCGGGTGTCTCCGGTGTGCGTGCATTCCTTGTGGGGGAGAGCTTAGCGGGTCTGGACCGACCTGAAATCGTCTTTAATCACAAAAATAGACTAATTTATGTCCATAATTTTGTGAATAATTACTAAGCTTCATTCGTAGCCAAGGCCAGCCCGATGAACAGCAGCAGGCAGTCGTCGAGGCGGGCGAGGTCCAGCCCGGTGAGTTCGCCGATCCGCCGCAGGCGGTAGTCCAGCGTGTTGCGATGCACGTGCAGGGCCGCCGCGCTCGGCGCCGTCTTCATGTCGTGGGCGAACCAGGCCTCGAGGGTACGCCGCAGCTGGCCGTCGCGATCGTGGGCGGCGAGCCGCTGCAGCGGGCGCTGCAGCTCGTCGGCACGCCAGCCCTCGGCGAGGCCGGCGAGCAGCACCGCGAGGGTGAGGTCGGCGTAGCAGTGCACATCGGCTTCGGGCTGGCGGCGGCGGCCGGCGCGCAGCGTGGCGCGCGCCGACTGCCACGAGCGCGCCAGCCCCTCGGCGCCGGCGAACACGCCACCGAGGGCCAGACGCAGCCCGGCCTGTGCGCCCAAGCGGGCACGCAGGCCCTCGACCCGCGCACGCAGGCGGGACGCTTCGCCCTCGCCGGGGGGCAGCGGCAGCAGCACCGCCAGCTCGCGCAGCGACACCGGCGCCGGCAGCAAGCCGGGCTCGAGCGTGGCGAGCTGCCGCTGCAGGCGCTGCTGCTCGGCGAGCACCGCATCCGCCGCCAGTGCCGGGGCGTCGATGTCGATCAGCACGGCCACGCGCGGCACGGCGAGATCGACCTGCAGGCGCCGTGCCCACTCGCGGACCCATTCGTCCGACGCCGGGCGGGCCGGCGCGGCGCCGATCAGCTGCAGCACCAGCTCCTCGCGCAGGCGCTCGTCGCGTGCCAGCACCTGCAGCAGGCGCGCCTGCTCGAGCATGGTCTCGGCCGCCATGCGCACCAGCTCGGCATGCTGGCGGATGGCCTCGGGCGCGCCGCTCAGCCCCACCACGCCCACCACCCGGCCCTCGGCGCGCAGCGGCAGGTTGATGCCCGGCCGGGTATCGTGCAGGCGGCTGGCGACCGCCTCGTCGATCTCCACCGCCCGCCCCTGCGCGAGCACCAGCAGCGCGCCCTCGTGGCGGGTACCGATGCGCGCGGCCTCGCCGCTGGCGATGA
This genomic stretch from Thauera sp. GDN1 harbors:
- a CDS encoding tripartite tricarboxylate transporter substrate binding protein codes for the protein MLLKKTLFAATTAVLATLAAGVAHAAPEKPECIAPAKPGGGFDLTCKLVQSALQNGNYLEAPMRVTYMPGGIGAVAYNTVIANRPAEGGTVVAFSGGSFLNLAIGKFGKYTEQDVKWVAAVGADYGAVIVKADSPYQSLKDLIEATRANPGKVIYGSGGSVGSQDWMKSALIAKQAGVNYKDMRYVAFEGGGEAMTALMGGHVQAYTGDASEVAAHLKGGRVRVLAVLAPERLPGELAAIPTAIEQGYNVDWTIARGYYMGPKVADADRQWWTATFDKMLAAPEFDKLRQERGLFPFALTGQALEDYVSAEVKRYTALAHEFGLLAR
- a CDS encoding glycerate kinase — encoded protein: MKIVIAPDSYKESLSALEVAQAVASGFRQVFPDAEYVLVPVADGGEGTVDAMVAATGGRREAVAVSGPLGARVEAFYGLTGDGETAVIEMAAASGLALVPAAQRNPLRTSSRGTGELIRAALDAGARRFILGIGGSATNDGGAGMVQALGARLLDAEGRELDGSGGDLARLDRIDVSALDARLAECRIEVACDVDNPLTGPRGASAVFGPQKGATPEMVQVLDANLARLARIVERDLGVAVDQVPGAGAAGGMGAAMLAFFGATLKPGIEIVTAAVDLDTHVRDADLVITGEGRIDFQTVHGKTPIGVARVARRHGKPVIGIAGSLGANVGVVHEHGIDAVFSVLSRPCTLDEALGDAAANVALTARNVAAVLRMGMARS
- a CDS encoding AEC family transporter, with product MDIIFGIILPVFGTLGLGYAAARFGAFDEAANRGLSLFVFNFALPLMLFRAIAQAELPDAMPWGYLLSYYIGAFGVYALAMAGGRLLFGRRLDEQAVLGLGAGFSNTAMLGIPLVMTAYGPDAALPLFVMIACHSLLLLPPSTVLIEAGRGGKEGFATMLLKLAKSVLATPIIWGLSCGLAFALLGIALPGPLDAVAKGLGSAATPCALFALGASLTRYSLGGNLREPALLVALKTLLQPLIVWLLATQVFEVPPLWVATAVLLAALPAGITPYLFAQRYGVCQSTVASAVFLSTLVSVATLSALLFVLRP
- a CDS encoding glycoside hydrolase family 19 protein, producing the protein MLITRELLTRMGATAANADRYLDTLNAALAMHGIDSRLRIAHFLAQVMHESGCLRLTVENLNYSAAGLRSTFRKYFRTDAEAQAYARQPERIGSRVYGGRMGNGPEASGDGYRYRGRGLIQLTGKDNYRSFAQWVGADVVADPDWVAERYAVQSAVYFWERNGLNALADLDDLSAITRRINGGLNGYEDRHALLLKARRALAELAAAGAVETAPRPSALQPTHRVKATQLTLRSAPVVAERTRLALLDQGEGVQVLGAASVPGWVQVRVSLSGLLREGVVAERYLAPLPRTRSRGPIVVPPPVLPTLPVAHMEQARADVTRRRDGGRAYPLGEPGRPARGGRSAATLAQSVAAIVDYLDVADAAHLRYQPRGGTTYCNIYATDFAYLCGAYLPRVWWTDRALLRLREGEKVAVEYGRTVRELNANALHDWLEDFGPAFGWQREIDLNALQAAANAGEVCVIVARRVDLNRPGHITAVVPESEAAKAVRNARDEVLRPLESQAGTRNVRRAPAANAWWLASRFQSFAFWRHP
- a CDS encoding sugar diacid recognition domain-containing protein; protein product: MSIPSAARSAAMFLLDVSLAQSIVDRAMQILHTNVNVMDERGLIIASGEAARIGTRHEGALLVLAQGRAVEIDEAVASRLHDTRPGINLPLRAEGRVVGVVGLSGAPEAIRQHAELVRMAAETMLEQARLLQVLARDERLREELVLQLIGAAPARPASDEWVREWARRLQVDLAVPRVAVLIDIDAPALAADAVLAEQQRLQRQLATLEPGLLPAPVSLRELAVLLPLPPGEGEASRLRARVEGLRARLGAQAGLRLALGGVFAGAEGLARSWQSARATLRAGRRRQPEADVHCYADLTLAVLLAGLAEGWRADELQRPLQRLAAHDRDGQLRRTLEAWFAHDMKTAPSAAALHVHRNTLDYRLRRIGELTGLDLARLDDCLLLFIGLALATNEA
- a CDS encoding tripartite tricarboxylate transporter TctB family protein: MSERILGGVLLLVSIAGILIGWNYVPPVSYEPVGPRAFPLLVLFLLGICAITLMLDKKSETTWAPPPVLARIGLLFLIVLAYALLFDKLGFVIATALMTIPVARFFGGSWKQCVLGGIGLGVGMFFFFDRLLDVALPTGLWLDGILG